Proteins found in one Halobaculum sp. MBLA0147 genomic segment:
- a CDS encoding ATP-binding protein, translating to MSEETETITVADISDGPGGASNLQPGTPISLPVVEILTGRGFVTGKSGSGKSNTASVIIENLLDNNFPVLIVDSDGEYYGLKEEYEILHAGADEECDIQVSDEHAEKLAHLALDQNVPIILDVSGFLDEDVANTLVRETARHLFAKEKKLKKPFLMLVEECHEYIPEGAGLDDTGRTLIKIGKRGRKHGLGIVGISQRPADVKKDFITQCDWLCWHRLTWDNDTKVVKRILGSEYGEAIEEVDDGEAFLMTDWSESIRRVKFHRKQTFDAGATPGLDDFERPDLKSVSGDLVSELQEITDEQQRRESELADLRQELDEKRQRISELERELEEARDMSAMADDFAQALLRKADASYRGGSGSNPAKAQLDQFTGADDGGQTDDAERVDDTEQADDADHEATSGQADDGGDEGESPAVVEGSDESVTVDGDSRGEAVVDATVDDVDAAEAAASDGGSRRPSADTSIPTAGLGSEPTTSATASSTTTSGTARSAREATGSIPEVGDVDLRAAASRSGFREHAGIAAFAAGTELRSREVVVQGFVDAIESFDEVTRAMLAHYRDSGNATPVAAHVAAGGSGRREFAYARNGTLRRAGVIEHAGRGRYRYRLPAIVRRVYGDGADEQEIAETVSIIEGKTGLAGEATPE from the coding sequence ATGAGCGAGGAGACGGAGACGATCACCGTCGCCGACATCAGCGACGGGCCGGGCGGGGCGTCGAACCTACAGCCGGGGACGCCGATCTCGCTGCCGGTGGTCGAGATCCTCACCGGTCGCGGGTTCGTCACCGGCAAGTCCGGGTCGGGCAAGAGCAACACCGCGTCGGTGATCATCGAGAACCTGCTGGACAACAACTTCCCCGTGCTGATCGTCGACAGCGACGGCGAGTACTACGGGCTGAAAGAGGAGTACGAGATCCTCCACGCGGGCGCCGACGAGGAGTGTGACATCCAGGTCTCGGACGAACACGCCGAGAAGCTCGCCCACCTCGCCTTGGACCAGAACGTCCCGATCATCCTCGACGTGTCCGGCTTCTTGGACGAGGATGTCGCCAACACCCTCGTCCGGGAGACGGCACGCCACCTCTTCGCCAAGGAGAAGAAGCTGAAGAAGCCGTTCCTGATGCTCGTCGAGGAGTGTCACGAGTACATCCCCGAAGGCGCGGGGCTCGACGACACCGGCCGGACGCTGATCAAGATCGGGAAACGCGGCCGGAAACACGGCCTCGGGATCGTCGGGATCTCCCAGCGGCCGGCGGACGTGAAGAAGGACTTCATCACCCAGTGTGACTGGCTCTGTTGGCACCGCCTCACCTGGGACAACGACACGAAGGTCGTCAAGCGGATCTTGGGCAGCGAGTACGGCGAGGCCATCGAGGAGGTCGACGACGGCGAGGCGTTCCTGATGACCGACTGGTCGGAGTCGATCCGCCGGGTCAAGTTCCACCGCAAACAGACGTTCGACGCGGGCGCGACGCCCGGCCTCGACGACTTCGAACGACCGGACCTGAAGAGTGTCTCGGGGGATCTGGTGTCGGAGCTGCAGGAGATCACCGACGAACAACAGCGTCGCGAGTCGGAGTTGGCGGACCTCAGACAGGAACTCGACGAGAAGCGCCAGCGGATCTCGGAACTCGAACGGGAACTGGAGGAGGCCCGCGACATGTCCGCGATGGCCGACGACTTCGCGCAGGCGCTGTTACGGAAGGCGGACGCCTCCTACCGCGGCGGCTCGGGGTCGAACCCCGCGAAGGCTCAACTGGACCAGTTCACCGGGGCGGACGACGGTGGACAGACGGACGACGCCGAGCGAGTAGACGACACCGAGCAGGCTGACGACGCCGACCACGAAGCCACCAGCGGGCAGGCGGACGACGGCGGCGACGAGGGCGAGTCGCCCGCTGTCGTCGAGGGGAGTGACGAGTCCGTGACCGTCGACGGAGACAGTCGTGGCGAGGCCGTCGTCGACGCGACTGTGGACGACGTGGACGCAGCCGAGGCCGCGGCGAGTGACGGCGGATCACGGCGACCGTCGGCGGACACGTCGATCCCGACGGCCGGACTCGGGTCGGAACCGACGACCAGCGCGACCGCCTCGTCGACGACCACGAGCGGAACGGCACGATCCGCACGCGAGGCGACGGGTTCGATCCCGGAGGTGGGCGATGTGGACCTGCGAGCGGCAGCGAGTCGCTCCGGGTTCCGCGAGCACGCCGGGATCGCCGCCTTCGCCGCCGGGACGGAACTCCGGAGTCGCGAGGTCGTCGTCCAGGGGTTCGTCGACGCCATCGAGTCGTTCGACGAGGTGACCCGTGCGATGTTGGCCCACTACCGCGACAGTGGGAACGCGACGCCGGTCGCGGCACACGTCGCCGCCGGTGGCTCGGGACGGCGCGAGTTCGCCTACGCCCGCAACGGCACCCTCCGTCGAGCGGGCGTGATCGAGCACGCCGGTCGCGGACGCTACCGCTACCGGCTCCCGGCGATCGTCCGCCGTGTCTACGGCGACGGTGCCGACGAACAGGAGATCGCCGAGACGGTCTCGATCATCGAAGGAAAGACGGGGCTCGCCGGCGAAGCGACGCCCGAGTGA
- a CDS encoding AAA family ATPase has product MSHVERVHISDFKCLSEVDLECGQFNVLTGRNGTGKTSILEAIRLAHDPTALESYRSAVGNLIAVGEKSLSVELTTVDDSLRFQLDCPDASETHSLMAEAAVGHTMIEKPSELVFLSSYYNDIGEHVEWIEDMFQKTETEPVNMAVRVQTEDYDDFFVSLGSSVTISLSEMGDRPESPYEDNTEGVHIRRFGEFTGEPPAVEPIRLVDPAGQTPVRSPEDSELRRVRVRDFLREHDILPNLESFGFDELVFDENGSHHSIPYEFLGEGTKTVVEVVWQLLAEEEIPDVILLEEPENHLHPGYVKELVVFLIEFAREEDVQLFVTTHNVDFLTEFFNDATVGDHTDWLREEFRLIQTTELSPKQFDYERAREHVEDLQLDLRGL; this is encoded by the coding sequence ATGAGTCACGTCGAACGCGTCCACATCTCTGACTTCAAGTGTCTCTCCGAGGTAGATCTCGAGTGCGGACAGTTCAACGTGCTGACGGGCCGCAACGGGACTGGGAAGACCTCGATTCTGGAGGCGATTCGACTGGCGCACGATCCGACGGCGTTGGAGTCGTACAGGTCTGCCGTCGGGAATCTGATCGCGGTCGGAGAAAAATCCTTGAGCGTGGAGCTAACGACGGTGGATGACTCTCTACGTTTTCAACTTGATTGCCCAGATGCTAGCGAAACGCACTCTTTGATGGCTGAAGCGGCTGTTGGCCACACTATGATCGAAAAGCCATCTGAATTAGTATTTTTGTCTAGTTATTATAATGATATTGGAGAGCATGTAGAATGGATTGAGGATATGTTTCAGAAGACAGAGACTGAACCCGTCAATATGGCCGTCAGGGTTCAAACTGAGGACTACGACGACTTCTTCGTCTCTCTCGGATCCAGTGTCACTATCTCTTTATCCGAAATGGGGGACCGGCCAGAGTCACCCTACGAGGACAATACAGAAGGGGTACACATTAGAAGATTTGGAGAATTCACTGGAGAACCCCCAGCGGTAGAGCCGATCCGTCTAGTCGATCCAGCCGGCCAAACACCGGTACGGTCGCCAGAGGACTCCGAACTCCGCCGCGTCCGTGTCCGCGACTTCCTCCGCGAGCACGATATCCTCCCGAACCTCGAGTCGTTCGGCTTCGACGAACTCGTGTTCGACGAGAACGGGAGCCACCACTCCATCCCCTACGAGTTCCTCGGTGAGGGGACGAAGACGGTCGTCGAAGTCGTATGGCAACTCCTCGCCGAGGAAGAGATTCCGGACGTGATCCTCTTGGAAGAGCCGGAGAACCACCTCCACCCGGGGTACGTGAAGGAACTCGTCGTGTTCCTGATCGAGTTCGCCCGTGAGGAGGACGTGCAACTGTTCGTCACCACGCACAACGTCGACTTCCTGACGGAGTTCTTCAACGACGCCACCGTCGGCGACCACACCGATTGGCTCCGCGAGGAGTTCCGACTGATCCAGACCACCGAACTGTCGCCCAAACAGTTCGACTACGAGCGAGCACGAGAACACGTCGAAGACCTCCAGTTGGACCTCCGAGGCCTATGA
- a CDS encoding thiamine pyrophosphate-dependent enzyme, giving the protein MHRIVGERDLEETRFDEADARTALRDLVRTRRFDERALALQRRGWMSGYPPYEGQEAAQVGAAHAMARRDVLFPTYRSNALQIARGVPMSDILLFRRGFPEYHSDHDERVFPQAVPIASQIPHAAGAGMYAAHNDEPWAALCCLGDGATSEGDFHEGLNFAGVFDAQSVFFCENNGWAISLPRHRQTASDTIADKADAYGIDGVRVDGNDPLAVRAVVTDALDDARQGDPVLVEALTYRQGAHTTADDPSQYRDGDPDLPEWRLADPVDRFEEWCLDQGIVDESFRTEAREAADEELAEAVATAESVPRPEPEELFDPVFAEVPPHLAEQRAQARADVDRNDPYELDR; this is encoded by the coding sequence ATGCACCGGATCGTCGGCGAGCGGGACCTCGAGGAGACGCGGTTCGACGAGGCGGACGCGCGGACGGCGCTACGGGATCTCGTCCGGACGCGCCGGTTCGACGAGCGCGCGCTCGCCCTCCAGCGGCGCGGGTGGATGTCCGGCTACCCACCCTACGAGGGACAGGAGGCCGCACAGGTCGGCGCGGCCCACGCGATGGCGCGCCGGGACGTGTTGTTCCCGACGTACCGCTCGAACGCGCTCCAGATCGCTCGCGGGGTCCCGATGTCGGACATCCTCCTGTTCCGGCGCGGGTTCCCGGAGTACCACTCCGACCACGACGAACGTGTGTTCCCGCAGGCGGTCCCCATCGCCTCCCAGATCCCCCACGCAGCCGGCGCGGGGATGTACGCCGCCCACAACGACGAGCCGTGGGCGGCGCTGTGTTGTCTCGGCGACGGCGCGACGAGCGAGGGCGACTTCCACGAGGGGTTGAACTTCGCCGGCGTGTTCGACGCCCAGTCCGTGTTCTTCTGTGAGAACAACGGGTGGGCGATCTCGTTACCACGACACCGCCAGACGGCCAGTGACACCATCGCGGACAAGGCCGACGCCTACGGCATCGACGGCGTCCGCGTCGACGGCAACGACCCGTTGGCGGTGCGGGCGGTCGTCACCGACGCCCTGGACGACGCGCGGCAGGGGGACCCCGTGTTGGTCGAGGCGCTGACGTACCGGCAGGGCGCCCACACCACCGCCGACGACCCGAGTCAGTACCGCGACGGCGACCCGGACCTCCCCGAGTGGCGACTCGCGGACCCGGTCGACCGCTTCGAGGAGTGGTGTCTCGACCAGGGGATCGTCGACGAGTCGTTCCGCACCGAGGCGCGCGAGGCCGCCGACGAGGAGTTGGCGGAGGCGGTCGCGACGGCCGAGTCCGTCCCGCGCCCGGAGCCCGAGGAGCTGTTCGATCCGGTGTTCGCGGAGGTGCCGCCACACCTCGCGGAGCAGCGTGCCCAGGCCCGTGCGGACGTAGACCGGAACGATCCGTACGAGTTGGACCGGTGA
- a CDS encoding AAA family ATPase: protein MNVEEASRVAGAVLEEVGTAVIADEEFLATVLTGVVAGGHVLLEDVPGTGKTLTARSLADALGLSFKRIQFTPDLLPADITGSNVYDEAGGEFTFAPGPIFANVVLADEINRAPPKTQAALLEAMGEGQVSVDGETHALPEPFFVIATQNPVEQEGTFGLPEAQRDRFTIKSAIGYPDRAGERELIDRRADRSGSIPTVSTVIDGDRVRALRQVPEGVRVAPGVRDYIVDLGRATREDSRVDVGVSPRGIQHLFEAARAYAAIYGREYVVPDDVKRMLQPVFTHRLVLTADAEIEGATRRDVLSSVADAVPVPSMD, encoded by the coding sequence ATGAACGTCGAGGAGGCGTCCCGGGTCGCCGGGGCCGTGTTGGAGGAGGTGGGGACGGCGGTGATCGCCGACGAGGAGTTCCTCGCGACGGTGTTGACGGGCGTCGTCGCCGGGGGGCACGTCCTGCTCGAAGACGTGCCGGGGACGGGGAAGACACTGACGGCGCGGAGTCTGGCGGACGCGCTGGGGCTGTCGTTCAAGCGCATCCAGTTCACCCCGGACCTGTTGCCCGCGGACATCACCGGGTCGAACGTGTACGACGAGGCCGGCGGGGAGTTCACCTTCGCGCCGGGACCGATCTTCGCGAACGTCGTCCTGGCCGACGAGATCAACCGCGCGCCGCCGAAGACGCAGGCCGCGTTGTTGGAGGCGATGGGTGAGGGGCAGGTCTCCGTCGACGGCGAGACGCACGCCCTGCCGGAGCCGTTCTTCGTGATCGCCACGCAGAACCCCGTCGAACAGGAGGGGACGTTCGGGCTCCCGGAGGCACAGCGAGACCGCTTCACGATCAAGTCGGCCATCGGCTACCCGGACCGCGCCGGCGAACGAGAGCTGATCGACCGGCGCGCGGACCGCAGCGGCTCGATCCCGACGGTGTCGACGGTGATCGACGGGGACCGCGTGCGGGCACTCAGGCAGGTGCCGGAGGGTGTCCGCGTCGCACCCGGCGTGCGCGACTACATCGTGGATCTGGGACGGGCGACGCGGGAAGACAGTCGCGTCGACGTGGGTGTCTCGCCACGTGGGATCCAACATCTGTTCGAGGCAGCACGCGCGTACGCGGCGATCTACGGCCGCGAGTACGTCGTCCCGGACGACGTGAAACGGATGTTACAGCCGGTGTTCACACACAGACTCGTGCTCACCGCCGACGCCGAGATCGAGGGGGCGACTCGGCGGGACGTACTGAGCAGCGTCGCCGACGCCGTCCCCGTCCCCTCGATGGACTGA
- a CDS encoding biotin transporter BioY, translating into MSTQYDAVDPVGDEVVANLARAALFAALMGAFAYVSFPNPLAPGIPVTLQVLGVFLAGIMLGPAWGAFALVVYLAAGALGVPVFSGGSAGVGALLGPTGGYLLSYPLAALAVGAVVHRGPSLRDFRAASTPILVGGMVAGTALIYAGGVLGLMLFGDYGLAGAFTAGVVSFLPVEALKIAAAVGVVRSERIAAA; encoded by the coding sequence ATGTCGACACAGTACGACGCGGTCGATCCGGTCGGCGACGAGGTGGTCGCCAACCTGGCTCGTGCCGCGCTGTTCGCCGCCCTGATGGGGGCGTTCGCGTACGTCTCGTTCCCGAACCCGCTCGCGCCCGGGATTCCGGTGACCTTGCAGGTGTTGGGTGTGTTCCTCGCGGGGATCATGCTCGGTCCGGCGTGGGGCGCCTTCGCCCTCGTCGTCTACCTCGCGGCCGGCGCGCTCGGCGTGCCGGTGTTCTCCGGGGGGTCTGCCGGCGTGGGTGCGCTCTTGGGTCCGACCGGCGGCTACCTGTTGTCGTACCCACTCGCGGCACTCGCCGTCGGTGCGGTCGTCCACCGCGGCCCGTCGCTGCGGGACTTCCGAGCCGCCAGCACGCCGATCCTCGTCGGTGGGATGGTCGCCGGCACCGCGCTGATCTACGCCGGCGGTGTGCTCGGACTGATGCTGTTCGGTGACTACGGGCTGGCCGGCGCGTTCACTGCCGGTGTGGTGTCGTTCCTCCCGGTCGAGGCGCTGAAGATCGCCGCCGCCGTCGGGGTCGTGCGCAGCGAACGGATCGCGGCCGCCTGA
- a CDS encoding energy-coupling factor ABC transporter ATP-binding protein, producing the protein MLVVEDLVFAYDGGPALAAAPAAERGEGPSDAQTGEASSQTHTVDEPSPSDDRPPTADRVLDGVSLTVPDGEVLLLAGPNGSGKSTLVRHFVGLAEPDAGRVRVDGVDPVTEPVAARTAVGMVFQRPRDQLVAATVGADVAFGPENLGLDRAEIDRRVTEALDTVGMTGRRDERVAALSGGEQARVALAGVLAMEPSHLVLDEPFVGLDAPARDSVLSHVRTLAATDTTVIIVTHDLRELLPLTDRVVVLSDGEVALRASPETARERLPALGVRVPES; encoded by the coding sequence GTGCTCGTCGTCGAGGACCTCGTGTTCGCGTACGACGGCGGTCCGGCTCTCGCTGCCGCACCCGCCGCGGAGCGTGGTGAAGGCCCGTCGGACGCGCAGACGGGTGAGGCGTCGTCGCAGACACACACGGTCGACGAGCCGTCGCCGTCCGACGACCGCCCACCGACCGCGGACAGGGTTCTCGACGGCGTCTCGCTGACGGTGCCGGACGGCGAAGTCCTCCTCCTCGCCGGCCCGAACGGCTCCGGGAAGTCCACGCTCGTCCGCCACTTCGTCGGACTCGCGGAGCCGGACGCGGGTCGGGTCCGCGTCGACGGCGTCGACCCGGTCACAGAGCCGGTGGCGGCACGCACCGCCGTCGGGATGGTGTTCCAGCGGCCCCGCGACCAGTTGGTCGCCGCGACCGTCGGCGCCGACGTGGCGTTCGGTCCCGAGAACCTCGGACTCGACCGCGCCGAGATCGACCGTCGGGTCACCGAGGCGTTGGACACGGTCGGGATGACCGGCCGTCGGGACGAACGGGTCGCTGCGCTGTCGGGCGGCGAGCAGGCCCGCGTCGCACTCGCCGGCGTCCTCGCGATGGAGCCGTCACACCTCGTCTTGGACGAGCCGTTCGTCGGCCTCGACGCGCCGGCACGCGACTCTGTGTTGTCACACGTTCGGACGCTGGCCGCCACCGACACGACCGTGATCATCGTGACACACGACCTCCGGGAACTCCTGCCGCTCACGGATCGTGTGGTGGTGCTGTCCGACGGGGAAGTCGCGCTCCGTGCGTCGCCGGAGACTGCTCGCGAGCGACTGCCGGCGTTGGGTGTCAGGGTACCTGAGTCGTGA
- a CDS encoding protein-L-isoaspartate(D-aspartate) O-methyltransferase gives MTDRTPAAARERLVASLQRRGRLADSRTADALLSVPRHRFVPRASVARAYADRPLRIGRGQTISAPHVVAAISELLDPAPDARVLEVGTGCGYHAAVTATLLEEGHVYSVEYDAELARTARRRLDTLGYDVTVAHRDGWDGWPDHAPYDAAYLTCAAPSVPSAVLSQVRPGGRVVGPIGTDEQRLVRLHVDSDGVERETHGAVRFVEMRGGE, from the coding sequence GTGACGGATCGGACACCGGCGGCGGCACGCGAGCGACTGGTCGCGTCGCTCCAGCGTCGTGGCCGACTCGCGGACTCGCGGACGGCCGACGCGCTGCTGTCCGTCCCTCGCCACCGGTTCGTCCCTCGGGCGAGTGTGGCGCGAGCGTACGCCGACCGGCCGCTCCGGATCGGGCGCGGCCAGACGATCTCGGCACCACACGTCGTCGCGGCCATCTCCGAGTTGTTGGACCCGGCGCCGGACGCGCGAGTGTTGGAGGTCGGGACGGGCTGTGGCTACCACGCGGCGGTGACGGCGACGCTGCTCGAGGAGGGCCACGTCTACTCCGTCGAGTACGACGCCGAACTGGCTCGGACTGCCCGCCGCCGACTCGACACGCTGGGCTACGACGTGACCGTCGCGCACCGGGACGGCTGGGACGGGTGGCCCGACCACGCCCCGTACGACGCCGCCTACCTCACCTGTGCGGCCCCGTCGGTGCCGTCGGCGGTGCTCTCGCAGGTCCGTCCCGGCGGCAGGGTCGTCGGCCCGATCGGAACCGACGAGCAACGACTGGTCCGGTTGCACGTCGACTCGGACGGCGTCGAGCGCGAGACCCACGGCGCCGTCCGGTTCGTCGAGATGCGCGGCGGCGAGTGA
- a CDS encoding SAM-dependent methyltransferase: MSTGDDHAVETLLAVRAARETGVLEAYLESAGTPAEAARIANVTETGARVAGRALADVGVLERVDGEYEPSNPALGLLTKRDPRSIGTLPHRLDVLDTLVDLPETIETGSPPELPPEWRRNRVGADEATPEAVRRARVTTAVRAAPDATDALDVCGGAGATAAELAARGLDAAFVEAPEILDEVRPLAESRDVTPLVGPLDDLDRRFGLVTLVDVVGEQSVPEAEQTLSAAVGRVAPGGTVVVLDRFAEPAATRAAVRSLARGDGERPDESTVERVVGDTDATDVRSESVPGTDYDAVIARRPE; this comes from the coding sequence GTGTCCACCGGAGACGACCACGCGGTCGAGACGCTGCTGGCCGTGCGAGCGGCCCGCGAGACGGGTGTCCTCGAGGCCTACCTCGAGTCCGCGGGAACACCGGCGGAGGCCGCACGGATCGCGAACGTGACCGAGACGGGAGCGCGGGTCGCCGGCCGCGCGCTCGCCGACGTCGGCGTGCTCGAACGCGTCGACGGGGAGTACGAGCCCTCGAACCCGGCGTTGGGGTTGCTGACGAAACGCGACCCGCGCTCGATCGGCACGCTGCCACACCGACTCGACGTGCTCGACACGCTCGTCGACCTCCCGGAGACGATCGAGACGGGGTCGCCGCCAGAACTCCCGCCAGAGTGGCGGCGGAACCGCGTCGGTGCCGACGAGGCGACACCCGAGGCGGTCCGGCGCGCTCGCGTGACGACTGCGGTCCGTGCGGCACCGGACGCGACCGACGCCCTGGACGTGTGTGGTGGCGCGGGGGCGACGGCGGCGGAACTGGCCGCGCGCGGGCTCGACGCAGCGTTCGTCGAAGCCCCCGAGATTCTCGACGAGGTGCGACCACTGGCGGAGAGTCGCGACGTGACCCCGCTCGTGGGGCCGCTGGACGATCTCGACCGCCGGTTCGGCTTGGTGACGCTCGTCGACGTGGTCGGCGAGCAGTCGGTCCCGGAGGCGGAGCAGACGCTCTCGGCCGCGGTCGGGCGTGTCGCACCCGGTGGAACGGTGGTCGTGCTCGACCGCTTCGCGGAGCCGGCGGCGACTCGGGCCGCCGTGCGGTCTCTCGCCCGTGGCGACGGCGAGCGACCCGACGAGTCCACCGTCGAGCGGGTGGTCGGCGACACCGACGCGACGGACGTGCGCTCGGAGTCCGTCCCCGGGACCGACTACGACGCCGTGATCGCCCGTCGTCCGGAGTGA
- a CDS encoding SDR family NAD(P)-dependent oxidoreductase: protein MGPDDPLLLDDDRFHGGNVCLVTGAASGIGRAVALVAAANGLTVVGGDVDESGLAETSERVDGLGFPGQFHGVVADLAEQDDVERLAERAREAGTITYLANVAGLQHVAPIESFPTEQFDRLHDVMVRAPFLLSRAVVPDLRAADHCGAIANMASVHGHYVTSDKVAYNVAKFGVRGLTNSLAAESDGDFRAFSVSTGYVKTPLVVDQIPETARQRGISVDEVVEDVMLGQARATELMEPVEVANQFLYGFSEHAAHLNGTDLRHDDGMVDTYE from the coding sequence GTGGGGCCGGACGACCCGCTCCTCCTGGACGACGACCGCTTTCACGGGGGGAACGTCTGTCTCGTCACCGGGGCGGCGTCGGGGATCGGCCGCGCCGTGGCGCTGGTCGCCGCCGCGAACGGGTTGACCGTCGTCGGCGGCGACGTGGACGAGTCGGGCCTCGCGGAGACGAGCGAGCGCGTCGACGGCCTCGGCTTCCCCGGACAGTTCCACGGCGTCGTCGCGGACCTCGCCGAGCAGGACGACGTCGAGCGGTTGGCCGAGCGTGCCCGCGAGGCGGGGACGATCACGTACCTCGCCAACGTCGCCGGGCTCCAACACGTCGCGCCGATCGAGTCGTTCCCGACCGAGCAGTTCGACCGTCTCCACGACGTGATGGTCCGTGCGCCGTTCCTGTTGTCGCGCGCGGTCGTGCCGGACCTGCGGGCGGCCGACCACTGCGGCGCCATCGCGAACATGGCGTCCGTCCACGGCCACTACGTCACGAGCGACAAGGTCGCGTACAACGTCGCCAAGTTCGGCGTCCGCGGGCTCACGAACTCGCTGGCGGCCGAGAGCGACGGCGACTTCCGCGCCTTCTCCGTCTCGACGGGGTACGTGAAGACGCCGCTGGTCGTCGACCAGATCCCGGAGACGGCTCGCCAGCGCGGCATCTCGGTCGACGAGGTCGTCGAGGACGTGATGCTCGGCCAAGCCCGCGCGACGGAGTTGATGGAACCCGTCGAGGTCGCCAACCAGTTCCTCTACGGCTTCTCCGAGCACGCCGCACACCTCAACGGCACCGACCTGCGCCACGACGACGGGATGGTCGACACCTACGAGTGA
- the msrA gene encoding peptide-methionine (S)-S-oxide reductase MsrA — translation MTETAQATLAGGCFWCVEAAFKELDGVHEAESGYTGGHVADPTYEAVCREETGHAEAVQITYDPDVIGYPDLLRVFFTIHDPTTLNRQGPDVGEQYRSAIYYHDDAQRETAEAFVEELAAEGAYDDEIVTEIEPLEEWYVAEEYHQDYYEKNPNDRYCQFNADPKIQKVREKFADKVRQPAD, via the coding sequence GTGACAGAGACTGCGCAGGCCACCCTCGCGGGTGGCTGCTTCTGGTGTGTGGAGGCGGCGTTCAAGGAACTCGACGGCGTCCACGAGGCGGAGTCGGGGTACACCGGCGGCCACGTCGCCGACCCCACCTACGAGGCCGTCTGCCGCGAGGAGACGGGTCACGCCGAGGCGGTCCAGATCACCTACGATCCGGACGTGATCGGCTACCCCGACCTCCTGCGGGTGTTCTTCACGATCCACGACCCGACGACGCTGAACCGACAGGGGCCGGACGTGGGCGAACAGTACCGCTCGGCGATCTACTACCACGACGACGCCCAACGCGAGACTGCGGAGGCGTTCGTCGAGGAACTGGCGGCCGAGGGGGCGTACGACGACGAGATCGTCACGGAGATCGAGCCGTTGGAGGAGTGGTACGTCGCCGAAGAGTACCACCAGGACTACTACGAGAAGAACCCGAACGACCGTTACTGCCAGTTCAACGCCGACCCGAAGATCCAGAAGGTTCGCGAGAAGTTCGCCGACAAGGTGCGGCAACCCGCCGATTGA
- a CDS encoding OsmC family protein, whose translation MTDIESTTVNEAGFQATSQVGDFNIDTDATGESGPDPNEVLVADYAACFSYAFRAGAQRNDFDELGKIQTDAEADLDDEDDLTAIRFTLHVEADLTNEEADELLGYAEDICHVHAALKESLYADVTVNAGAF comes from the coding sequence ATGACAGACATCGAATCTACCACCGTGAACGAGGCGGGGTTCCAGGCGACGAGTCAGGTCGGCGACTTCAACATCGACACGGACGCGACGGGCGAGTCGGGACCGGACCCGAACGAAGTGCTCGTGGCGGACTACGCGGCGTGTTTCTCGTACGCGTTCCGTGCGGGTGCCCAGCGTAACGACTTCGACGAGTTGGGGAAGATCCAGACGGACGCCGAGGCCGACCTCGACGACGAGGACGACCTCACCGCGATCCGGTTCACACTCCACGTCGAGGCCGACCTCACGAACGAGGAGGCAGACGAGCTGCTCGGGTACGCCGAGGACATCTGCCACGTCCACGCCGCACTGAAGGAGTCGCTGTACGCGGACGTGACGGTCAACGCCGGCGCGTTCTGA